AAATTGTAATCAGGCTCATCCTCAGAAACGGAAACAGAACCCTCTGCATCCCTAATATCTTCATCACTGTTAAATGTATTCGACGCCAAAACTTCCACTTCAACAAGGCTGTCTTCCGTTGACAACTCGACTTCTCATGCATGTGGCCCAGGAGTATATGCCCCGCTTATGACAGTATTACTGAGAATTGGAGAATGGTTGTCCACTGAACCCAGAAAACATACATTACTATCACTCGTTCGCCTGTTTGGACAATCCCTGATTTGTCCACCATCATTCTCTATTGTAGTCCGCGTAGAAGAGAACAATGTAGACATATAGTCGTCCATCATAGCAGACCTACTTTGTTGTTCTTTATGTTGCGATGCCTGCCCTTGTTCCCCATTAACAACACCATCAACTCTTACGCCTTTGTTTCCTCCTTTGTCCTCTGCTTCTAATCCCTCCACATACGCCAAGAGGACATCATCTGAGAGGGGTTCTTCTTCGACCTCGCACCCAACAGCCTCCTCAACTTCCTTAACTGTAACATACAACCTCATCCCAAGAAATTGATTTACTCTCCTTTTCAACAGCGCCAACTCCCCATCGTTGCTGACTAAAACAAGGGGCATTTTCCCATTACTTAACGGCGCCGTCTCACCTGAATCACAGAAGATCATAACCACGCTACACTCCGTCGTTAAACGAAAAACGGTTTTTATGGCTGTTTCAAATTCACGGAAACTTGTGTCGTTTCCATATGTGACACATCTTCCCATTTCTCCGTGAGCAGGAATGAATTTCCATTCTCCGTTTTCACAACATACCCATTCGCCGCGAAGGGCACACAGGGTTTCTTCCATTTCTTCCTTAAACCCTAGGTCCTGACAAAcgaaatcaaaaaaacaaaaatttaaaattacacACTTAAATACTCACAAAATTAAATGACAGAAACTTCTTCACATCTCCAACCACCGGCATTAATGGCGGACGACTATACCTTCTATGTCTGCTTTGGAGGACAAGAACTAGAACTTCTCCACATAATTTTTGTCCACCACAACAATACAAATAGTCAGGATCGTCGTTTCCTTACAAATCTCCTCTGTCTcgtttccaaaaacaaaaaatccaataaCGCAAAAAAATTTTAGAGCTGTATGCTCTACAAATTATACAACAAAATCCCCATGATCCAACCCTTTAGCAATAACTACACGTCTTGTCAGTCGCTAATAAGGCGCTCAGAAACAGCTAACTAATTACATAGTAATACGTGGCATTTCGTCCCGCCAATTTTGAGGGTATAGTGGTAAATGGAGAATCTAAAAGTCTTTCTCCGCCAATTTAATTGTACAAAATTGTCGTCTACTACTGGCAGACAAGTTCTACATTAAGGATGGACAATTTCAATATTGTATGTTTCATGGACAACTTCTGTTAAGTTTAGAACGTTACTTACAGTCCACCAATTTGTGGTAGTCCATAATTATTATCGTCCACAAATGTATACGTTGTCTACAAAATTTTCCACCATGCAGCGCGTCAAGTCAAACGCCACAATAAGTAATCACGCGCCCTTCCCCTCTTCCAAGTGCCACCATCAAACTAACGTAATTCAAAGGGCATAGGAGTAAAATGCTACACTGCCATAATTTATGAATATGGCATATTGCAAAAGCTTTTAACAATGTGGCACATTTGGtaagaaattcaaaaaatatgGCAAAATTGCCAAAAATCCCTATAGTTTACACAAAAGAAGATATCATGCAGGTGAAATCTACAACAGCACCGCtacatattaaattatatgCACTAAAATTTAAACTgcgaggaagagagagagtgagaaggCAATAAATCCATGTTCCTCACCTccaacttaaaatataaatcgtGTGTAGCATACTCCATATTTAATTTAActtataataatattcaaattagGGAAAACAAGCTATTTCCTCCCGAGAACTATTATATCAAGCTAGATAATGCCCAAACTATGACCCCGATCTATATGTCTCCAAaaacaaagtttgaaatttatttCTCCCCAAATCAAAAGTTCGAAATCCAAATCTCCATGTAACTGGATTATCTCGGTTTAAGCTTCAACTCTGAAACCAAACCATCCAAACCGATAATAACCCAAAATAAACCGAAATTTATTTCTCCctcaatcaaaatcaaaagttcttCTCATTCCCCTTCGTCTTCCTCCTAATACAGCAAACTCATACAGCAAACAaactattttcaattttttcttaaatctgaGATTATAAAACTTGTATAATCAGCTCGAGAAATGAGATAAAACCCCAAAAATTCATtattctctaaacaacaacaacaacaaaaatcaaaacattagCAAAACCCAGATCACAACTCAAGAGACCAcaaattaaaagtgaaaaatcAATAACTCGCGAGCCATTATAGAGTAAATCAAAAacaacgaaagagagagagtagtgaAGTAAGAAATTGGGAAACCGTAAGTAAATCTCTACACACAAGTCTCGAGAGAGTGACACTTCAACCACTGAAGCTCCTCTCCTGAACTCTTCCTTTTGTGCTAATAACACTCTCTATCCTTCAATCGATGTGAACGATCTCGTCAACGATATCTTTTCGGATCCCACCGTCTTTGATACTGCTTCAGCACCTCCTCTCACGACGGAGAAAGTGATTCGCACAATCCACGGCGCGATTCTCCACCTAATCAACAAAATTCTCCGTCTTGTTCAGGGAGATATCACCGTCGCGGTTTTTGCTCGCGTCCATGATAATATCCAATGGTCGTTGACTAAAGATGAGCCCACCGTTAAAGTCGACGAGTCTCATTACTTCTTCTTGCTCCGACCCGTTAATGAATCCGGATATGGTGAACTACGGATTAATTAGGATTGTGTtcattttcctaaaaaaaattgggattgTGCTCTAATAACGGGTTTTAATTGGGTTTGTGCTCAAACCGGATCAAAATCTGGTTTTTCATGGTTTAAAATTGTTAAGAATCggttaaataaatatcaaaccGATGGAACTCATGTATGTGGATAAATAGATATTAGACTATTAATTTGAGGAGATTTAGATTTCGAACTTTTGATTTGGGGAGaaataaatttcaaactttgtttTCGGAGACATATAGATCGGGGTCATAGTTTGAGCTCCATCTAGCAAGATATGATAGTTCTCGGAGGGAAATAGCTCGTTTTCCAAATTAAAAGAAGATGTCAATCCCTCTCTCTTGAACAAGATtactaataagaaaaagaagataaggaCCACCCGGATTTGAACTGGGGAAAAAGGATTTGATTCATCGACCGTATATCTATGGTAgctttcaaaagaaaaatcaaaacaataataatatgcTTTATACACACACTTAAACtataatttttatgaatttaattgtttaaaaatgcaaaagttaaaaaaaaattattaagaaattACTATGGTTTCATCACCTATTTATTGCTTAGATATCTGATCATTTATACTAAGAATTGATGATTTGttcattttgttgttgctgGCGGCTGCAGCAGCGGCTGCGTCTACGTTTTTACCACTAAAATTGAAATAACGTTCAAAAATATTAGTCGTAGATCGCAACGTTTGCTGCAGTGTCATATCGTAAGTACCTGGGACGACGAAAAGAATATTCTcatcactaattttttttttactttaaaaatattaaaatatcaaagttTTATATTGTATATGTCTACTATTAGCGTTTTTCATATTTAGCTTCattgtaatttatataaaagaTTGTTTGAAAGCTAGGagtcaaaattttcaaacttaaatTCAAGCAACTTGTAActtatttaatcaaatattaagtggagaaaagtaatttaaaactGTTAATCATATTTAATCATCTTAATTTCCTAACATTGTAAAACTAATTTGAAAACTGGTAATACATAGTTAATGGTTCTGATATTTGAAGTTTTGTAACTATATTTCAAGCTTTGTTGtacaatttaaaagttttttttttctaccaaGATGAAAATAAACTTATACTGTATATGTAATATGTTCTAATCAATAAATCCCCCACTATGTCTtcttaataaaaatgtaaatataataaatacaacCATTCGTTTTGTCAAGATTAAACACCATATGATATGGTCCATCTCACACagtcaaaataaaagaatccaGATATTGTGATAGAGAgtagtttattattttagagttatataagaacaaaattttagaaacatGAAAATTGCCTACATACAGAAACGTGAATCATCAACTAAGAAAGAAGACAGATTTAAAATAAGACAACTAAGGTGGAAAATAAAACGTTCacaaaatttaatgatatattaATTAGCTAATTGACATTTATagttcaaaataataattatctatTAGTAATAGTTTGTGAAACTATTATATAGTTATAAATTTTGCCACTGAActgtcaagactcaagagttGACCGCTTGGGAATTATCACCGCTCGTCGTCTTCATACTCAAACCACCATGAACATCAAGTTAGtaacttccatttttttttttcttaatgaagtCTCCTTCGTTATTGTATCCGAATTCATCTTTCACCGATTACAAATCAAGTTTAAATCACTTAATTTCGTAGTGTTAAGGCTCCTAGTCGTTACATCATGAGGTTTTCAATTCTCCTACtttgaaataaaatgaaataaaatcatatataaaccataatGTTTTGATGCTTTGTAGACgatttctttatatatacaagtaatTTTGTGTATGTGTTTACCGAATGTTCATAGAATGGGTAAGCTTTGGGGAATCTCTATTTCTCTCATCCTCGTAAACTTAGCGACGATGATGCAACGAGCAGACGAAAAACTCATTCCTTCGGTTGccaaagaagtgaaagaaacGTTCAATGCAGACCTCTCTGATATTGGATACCTCTCATTTATAAGAAACATTGTTCAAGGACTTGCCTCGCCTTTAGCCGGTTTATTTGTCATCAGTTATGACCGTCCAACAGTTTTCGCAATTGGTAGTTTCTGTTGGGTCTTGTCAACTTATGCAGTTGGAGCTANNNNNNNNNNNNNNNNttttttttttttttttttttttgacaacttcaTCCAGGTTTTacgatcaatttttttttttaataaaacttgCTGACTCTTTGGAACATATATACAGGATTATGTCTTTCCTAaagtaaaatcatataagaaactgaacttttggtttttttttctatgagactttcaaattttaagtcatagttctttttatttaaattacaacTTGTTCCTTACAAATTATATCTAATATTTTGCCTTATTTGTAATGAAACTATAAAATGAGGATTAattaactaataataaaaatgctCTAATTAAATGATCTAACCTTTATTTGAAACAATTTTCATAATTGTTATGATTAAACCCCATCTTGTGTAACTCATCAAACCCTATATGATATGTATACGCTTGGTTgggatttgatattgttttcttGGACCAGGTTACGCTTGGTGTAGCAGTCAACGGGTTTGGACATGCGATTGTTTACCCAGTGCTTCAGTCGATAATTGCGGATAGCTTTAATGATAGTTCgagaggttttggttttggtttatggGGTCTCATTGGTACGGTTGGAGCTATATTTGGAAGCGTCTTGGCAACAGTCATGGCTGGTCATGATTTCTTGGGGATCCCAGGATGGCGCTGTGCCTTTATATTGATGGCAACGATGAGTGCGATCATCGGGgttcttgtttttctctttgtcaCCGACCCGCGGAAAAAGAAAAGTAGCAGCTTTGTTTCTCATGATCATGAACGGTAATATAAAGCTCTACATTTTTGAATTTAGCATAAAAGTGACTAGAGTTTTTTTCCCTTTGGTTTTGAATTAGCTAGTCATGAGGTTTTGTAGAGATGATGAACTAACGGTTCATAAAACAAAGAACTATGATGCTGCAACAATAATGAGCTCGGTTTGGACGGAATCCTGGGTGGCCATAAAAGATGAAACCAAATTACGAACATTTCAGATCATCGTATTGCAAGGAACCGTGGGTTCGGTGCCATGGACTGCGATGGTTTTCTTCACAATGTGGTTCGAACTCATTGGTAAGTGGTTCCAActctttattataaattaaaaaaaaaacaaaaaaaattgacgaagaattttttaatcattttagcTTAAAAAGTATGAGAACACCAAAAagctatttttttatattaaaacatgctttattaattaaaaaaataaaacatgctCTTAGTTCTcaaaatgtattattttcttattttccagGTTTTGATCATGACCAGGCGGCTATCCTAAACGGAATATTTGCCACCGGACAAGCAATAGGATCATTGGTCGGGGGAATAATTGCAGACAAAATGTCTCATGTGTTTCCAAACTCGGGCAGATTGATTTGCGCACAGTTCAGCGTTTTCATGGGAGCTATATTCTCCATTGTTCTTCTAAGAATGATCCCACAGTCCGTTGACAGCTACTACATCTTCTTGGTCACTCTCTTTCTAATGGGTCTCACCATAACTTGGTGTGGACCGGCCATTAACTCTCCAATCTTAGCTGAGATCGTTCCTCCTAAGCATCGAACCATGATCTATGCCTTTGATCGTGCACTCGAAGGGTCTTTGTCTTCGTTTGGTGCTCCTTTGGTTGGGATTATGTCGGAGAAAATGTTTGGATTTGAGTCAAATGGAACTGATCTTATTAAAGATTCTGGTCGTGCTGCTGAGGCGTTGTCCAAAGGGATCATGTGCATGATGGCTCTCCCCTTTGGATTGTGTTGTCTTTGTTACACACcgttacattttctttttcagaaaGATCGAAAAATCGCTAAAACTTCGAGTTCAAGGAAAATAGAGATGATATGAGAATTCTTAATTATGTTC
The Camelina sativa cultivar DH55 chromosome 15, Cs, whole genome shotgun sequence DNA segment above includes these coding regions:
- the LOC104747703 gene encoding uncharacterized protein LOC104747703 codes for the protein MNIKMGKLWGISISLILVNLATMMQRADEKLIPSVAKEVKETFNADLSDIGYLSFIRNIVQGLASPLAGLFVISYDRPTVFAIGSFCWVLSTYAVGAXXXXXXFFFFFFFDNFIQVTLGVAVNGFGHAIVYPVLQSIIADSFNDSSRGFGFGLWGLIGTVGAIFGSVLATVMAGHDFLGIPGWRCAFILMATMSAIIGVLVFLFVTDPRKKKSSSFVSHDHERDDELTVHKTKNYDAATIMSSVWTESWVAIKDETKLRTFQIIVLQGTVGSVPWTAMVFFTMWFELIGFDHDQAAILNGIFATGQAIGSLVGGIIADKMSHVFPNSGRLICAQFSVFMGAIFSIVLLRMIPQSVDSYYIFLVTLFLMGLTITWCGPAINSPILAEIVPPKHRTMIYAFDRALEGSLSSFGAPLVGIMSEKMFGFESNGTDLIKDSGRAAEALSKGIMCMMALPFGLCCLCYTPLHFLFQKDRKIAKTSSSRKIEMI